Genomic window (Rhododendron vialii isolate Sample 1 chromosome 4a, ASM3025357v1):
GATACCTAAGTCCTTATGCCATATTGGGACGAGATACCTGTGATCTTGCCTATTGGGAAGACATGGATCAACAATTTGGGAGCACTTCCATGGGACTCATTTCATCCCACCAATTCATATACACCTCTACTCGTAGGACTACAACCGTCAATCCTTCCACAATTACTTATCTTTGCAATCACGCTCATTTTGCCATATCCACCCACCGCCTAAGTCTAACCTCCCCCTTTCCCGACATTATTAAATCGATCGCCAACCACAAAAATAGACTCACTCTATACCAATTGCAACAAATTTGGGGTTAAATTGTTCTTTTATTACTCCCCTTGGGGttaaatatgtgttttttttttacaccttTTTGTGATAGACTTAGCGGCCggaatcaaaaaaaatatgaaagacTTCAAAGACCTGCTTGGTTGGGTGATAGAAGCTAACACAGCTTATATGTATAACTCGGTGGCCCAGCTCCCTTTTTGGCCGCCAACTGATGTTCATGGATTTGGGAAACATGTTACTGAGCTTATCCATGAAATGGATCTTGAGACATTGAGGTTTGTATAAGATTTAACGAGTTTCTCATAATCTATGATTTACAACctattcaaaattttgtctaGCAATTTAGTCGGAAGATGGTTTATGTGAATAACTGATCATTCAAAGAATTTAATCATTTTGCATTCGTTTTTACCTGTTTGTATACCTAGTTCTTCATTTCATTTGTAATGTGACAAGCGAAAAGCTTATTTTATATATAATCATACAGTCTTCAACAACATGGTGGAAAATTATACACTTCTTCAAAAGATTTATTCGATCAAGATACAAAGCCGAAACAAGTTTGGTAAAGAAGTGACTTTGATAGAGTTTACAGACTGGCATACACATGTGTAGTATGGTAGTTACTTTTGGAATGATATGAAACAAAATTTGCCGACTTATGAGCGTAATTCTACTTATCTTCTTGATTTTCACATCAATGCCGTGAAACACACAAGGCAAATGTAAgtagaattttaatttgaacAGTGAAAAAGAAGGTCGGAAGCATATTATTTATTGACTTAAAAATGtaacaattttcatttttaatttacttGAAGAATCTATGTGAGGAGACTGAGGGCGATGACGTAAAAGTGATTTGTGAAGAACTCTAGAAGCTTTTTCAAGGTTTTGTTGGCATATTATACACTGAATACGCGGCATTTAATACCACCAATGTACGACCATGGATGTAAGTTTTCTGATGGTCAAACCTTTACTTTTGATTTCATTGTCTATTGCtttatgtttttctttgaatatttCAGGAGAAGCAATGATTAGCTATTGGAGAGTGGCATATATGCAATAAACTGAACTGGTGAGGTAGTGAACAAcagtattattttattttgttatgtcTGTTGGGTATTCTAGAGTTCAATAGAAAAAGAATGAATAAATTGGTTTAAAAAGAAGTTAGACTTAGGCGGTAGAAGTTTAAGTCACCTATTAAACTGAACTGGACTAGAAGTTTACTCAGCTGGAAGTGGAAGTCACCTATTAAACTGAACTGGAAGTTTACTCAATGTTACATCCATGATTCAAGTCACCTAACAACAGTTTGTGTGATTTATTGGACCCAGGTCTGTGAGTATATTGAAGTTGCTGAGACAAACCCGACGGACTAGTGGACGACGGCAAAACCGTCAATCTTCTCCGGTCAGCGGAAAGAGACCTTACCAATGACCACCACTTAGCTAGGGTGCATACAATCTGGACTATTTACATTTCCATGGGAAtctacctttttgttttttctatttcacATTCTCTGTTTTAACAAAAATCACCAATTTTCCGTTTGTACGATATTGCCAGTTAGTAGTATTTGATAGTTTGTTTCGTGCAAGATTTAAGCCGACAATTGGATGAAAGAACTTATGGTCATTCATTTGTTCCATCTAATTGCCGTACCAAAAAGCATGAGAGTGGAACTTCGATTTTCTCCTCCTCTTGAGGACAAAGAATCTCCATCCCCTATTTACAACTTGGACAGAGTGGAAATCATAAAACAGTTACTAAAAAATAGGCAAAACAGCAAAATCTTTTACAAAACAAACTatcaaataaaactaattggcaatatTGTACAAATGGAGAATTGATATTGATTTTTGTTAAAACAGAGAATGTGAAATAGAAGAAACAGAAAGGTAGATTCCCACGGAAATGTAAATAAAATAGTCCAGATTGTATGCACCCTAGCTAAGTGGTGGTCATTGGTAAGGTCTCTTTCCGCTGACCGGAGAAGATGGACGATTTTGTCGTCGTCCACTAGTCCATCGGGTTTGTCTCAGCAACTTAACATACTCACTGACCTGGGTCCAATAAATCACACAAACTGTGGTTAGGTGACTTGAACCATAGATGTAACATTGAGTAAACTTCCAGTTCAATTTAATAGGTGACTTCCAGTTCCAGCCTGAGTAAACTTTCCAGTCCAGTTCAGCTATGGTTAGTAAACTTCCAGTTCAGTTTAATAGGTGACTTAAACTTCTATCGTCTAACTTCTTTTTTAAACCAATTTATTCATTCTTTTTCTATTGAACTCTAGAATATTCAACAGACATACAacttaacaaaataatattgtTGTTCACTACCTCACCAGTTCAGTTTATTGCATATATGCCACTCTCCAATAGCTTATCATTACTTCTCCTGaaatattcaaaagaaaaacataaagcAATAGACAATGAAATCAGAAGTAAAGGTTTGACCATCAAAAAACTTACATCCATGGCCGTACGTTGGTGGTATTAAATGCCATGTATTCAGTGTATAATATGCCAACAAAACCTTGAAAAAGCTTCTGGAGTTCTTCACAAATCACTTCTGCATCATTGTCCTCAGTCTCTTCGCctagatttttaaaatttcattaaaaatgaaaattgttaCATTTTTAAGTCAATAAATAATATACTTCCGACCTTGCTTTCACTGTTCAAATTAAACTTCTACTTACATTTGCCTTGTAATGTTTCACGGCATTGATGTGAAAATCAAGAAGGTAAGTAGGATTACGCTCATAAGTTGGCAAATTTTGTTTCATATCATTCCAAAAGTAACTACCATACTGCATATGTGTATGTCAGTCTGTAAACTCTATCAAAGTCACTTCTTTATCAAACTTGTTTCGGCTCTGTATCTTGATCGAATAAATCTTTTGAAGAAGTGTATAATTTTCCACCACGTTGTTGAAGACTGGATGATTATATATGAAATAAGCTTTTCGCCTGTCACATTACAAATGAACAACTAGATATACAAACAGGCAAAAACGAATGCAAAATGATTAAAAGAATGATCAGTTATTCACATAAACCATCTTCCGACTAAAGTGCTAGGCAAAATTCCGAATAGGTTGTAAATCATAGATTATGAGAAACTCGTTAAATCTTATACATACCTCAATGTCTCAAGATCCATTTCATGGATAAGCTTAGTAACACGTTCCCCAAATCCATGAACATCAGTTGGTGGCCAAAAAGGGAGTTGGGCCATCGGGTTATACGTATAAGCTGAGTTAGCTTCTATCACCCAACCAAGCAGGTCCTTGAAGTCTTTCATATCTTTCTTGATTCCGGCCGCTAAATCTATCACAAAaaggtgtaaaaaaaaaaacacatatttaaCCCCAAGGGGAGTAATAAAAGAACAATTTAACCCCAAATTTGTTGCAATTGGTATAGAGTGAGTCTATTTTTGTGGTTGGCGATCGATTTAATAATGTCGGGAAAGGGGGAGGTTAGACTTAGGCGGTGGGTGGATATGGCAAAATGAGCGTGATTGCAAAGTGAATTGATGCATCGACTATTGAAACATGTAAGTATGAATGTCTAGAGTGCTCCTGTATAAACTACCCTTGcaagtatttatttctcttttcaactGATTCAGATTTTCAATTCCAGGTAAGGAAAATGGATCTAATGTTGGACCCGAGTTTGAGAGTGCCTAATGCAGTGGGGTAAATTCCCTTCATACTACAAAGtttgttattcattttttttcttgtgaacAGAAAAATTGTTGTCTGATATAATGGAAGAAGTATCGTAATTATGCAGCTGATTTTCTAAAATGCACTAGCATCTAGCACTGTAGCATTCTAGTACTGTAGAATGCCGGTATTGTTTTCTTCTCTGAAAGTCAAGTTTAAACAAGCTTTGATGTTATTCTCCCACTCCAGCTGATTTTCTAAAATGTAGTAGCATCTATCATTGTAGCTTATGTGCATACcaatgctctgga
Coding sequences:
- the LOC131323438 gene encoding uncharacterized protein LOC131323438, whose translation is MKDFKDLLGWVIEANSAYTYNPMAQLPFWPPTDVHGFGERVTKLIHEMDLETLRRKAYFIYNHPVFNNVVENYTLLQKIYSIKIQSRNKFDKEVTLIEFTD